In a single window of the Melanotaenia boesemani isolate fMelBoe1 chromosome 22, fMelBoe1.pri, whole genome shotgun sequence genome:
- the esr2a gene encoding estrogen receptor 2a — protein MASASSQEKHQPLLQLQEVDSSRVGRTPALSSSSPGLSHETSQPICIPSPYTDIGHDFTTIPFYSPTIFSYAGPSISECPTVHQSLSASLFWPSHSHVGSSIPLHHSQTRSQHSQPHQSPWDGVLTTSKSVRRRSQESEEGVVSSGGKADLHYCAVCHDYASGYHYGVWSCEGCKAFFKRSIQGHNDYICPATNQCTIDKNRRKSCQACRLRKCYEVGMTKCGIRKERGNYRSTPARRVTRMSSQGKTNGPKVVTEPAESLLNGPQPTALTPEQLIERIMEAEPPETYLMKDIKRPLTESDVMMSLTNLADKELVHMISWAKKIPGFVELSLLDQVHLLECCWLEVLMIGLMWRSVDHPGKLIFSPDLSLSREEGCRVQGFVEIFDMLIAATSRVRELKLQREEYVCLKAMILLNSNMCLSSSEGNEELQSRSKLLRLLDAVTDALVWAIAKTGLTFRQQYTRLAHLLMLLSHIRHVSNKGMDHLHCMKMKNMVPLYDLLLEMLDAHIMHSSRLPRRPPPAESMDQTEVSAEPHSSNSGPSNTWTPTSAGAGGESQYSD, from the exons ATGGCCTCCGCCTCGTCTCAAGAGAAGCATCAACCCCTCTTGCAGCTCCAGGAGGTGGACTCCAGTAGAGTTGGCAGGACTCCAGCTCTCAGCTCCTCCTCCCCTGGTCTGTCACATGAAACCAGTCAGCCCATCTGCATCCCCTCCCCATACACTGACATCGGCCACGACTTTACCACCATACCCTTCTACAGTCCAACTATCTTCAGCTATGCTGGTCCCAGCATTTCAGAGTGTCCCACTGTCCATCAGTCTCTAAGTGCTTCTTTATTCTGGCCCAGCCATAGCCATGTAGGGTCATCCATACCGCTGCACCACTCTCAGACCCGGTCCCAGCACAGCCAGCCACATCAGAGCCCATGGGATGGAGTTTTAACAACCAG TAAGAGTGTGAGGAGGCGCTCGCAGGAGAGCGAGGAAGGTGTGGTGTCATCGGGTGGAAAGGCAGACCTCCACTACTGTGCAGTGTGTCATGACTACGCTTCAGGCTACCACTACGGAGTGTGGTCATGTGAGGGCTGTAAGGCCTTCTTCAAGAGGAGCATCCAAG GACACAATGACTACATCTGCCCAGCAACTAATCAATGCACTATAGACAAGAACCGCCGCAAGAGCTGCCAGGCATGTCGCCTTCGTAAATGCTATGAAGTTGGCATGACCAAATGTG GTATTCGCAAAGAGCGTGGAAACTACAGGAGCACACCAGCCAGGCGAGTGACCCGTATGTCCTCACAGGGAAAAACAAATGGACCAAAAGTGGTAACCGAACCAGCAGAGAGCTTGTTAAATGGGCCCCAACCAACTGCACTGACCCCGGAGCAGCTGATTGAGCGAATAATGGAGGCAGAGCCACCAGAGACCTACCTCATGAAGGACATAAAGAGGCCGCTGACAGAATCAGATGTGATGATGTCGCTCACTAACCTGGCTGATAAAGAGCTGGTTCACATGATCAGCTGGGCCAAGAAGATtccag GGTTCGTTGAGCTCAGTCTCTTGGACCAGGTACACCTGTTGGAGTGCTGCTGGCTGGAGGTGCTGATGATTGGACTGATGTGGAGGTCGGTCGACCATCCAGGGAAACTCATCTTCTCTCCGGACCTCAGCCTGAGCAG AGAGGAGGGGTGCCGTGTACAGGGCTTTGTGGAGATCTTTGACATGCTAATAGCTGCCACATCCAGAGTGAGAGAGCTCAAGCTGCAGAGGGAGGAATATGTCTGCCTCAAGGCCATGATACTCCTTAACTCCA ACATGTGCCTCAGCTCCTCTGAGGGCAATGAGGAGCTGCAGAGTCGCTCCAAGCTCCTGCGGCTTCTGGATGCTGTGACGGATGCTCTGGTGTGGGCCATCGCCAAAACTGGGCTCACTTTTCGCCAGCAGTACACCCGCCTTGCCCACCTGCTCATGCTGCTCTCACATATCCGCCATGTCAG TAACAAAGGCATGGACCACCTGCACTGCATGAAGATGAAGAACATGGTGCCTTTGTACGACCTGCTGCTGGAGATGCTGGATGCCCACATCATGCACAGCTCCCGTCTGCCTCGCCGGCCTCCTCCAGCGGAGTCCATGGATCAGACAGAGGTGTCTGCTGAGCCCCACAGCTCTAACAGTGGCCCCTCAAACACTTGGACTCCCACCAGCGCTGGAGCTGGAGGTGAAAGCCAGTATTCAGATTAG